The Parus major isolate Abel chromosome 5, Parus_major1.1, whole genome shotgun sequence genome contains a region encoding:
- the LIN52 gene encoding protein lin-52 homolog isoform X4, which produces MAAPADGADLEASLLSFEKLDRASPDLWPEQLPGVAEFAASFKSPITSSPPKWMAELENDDIDMLKELGSLTTANLMEKVRGLQNLAYQLGLDECSKKMLLLGFISPCHP; this is translated from the exons ATGGCGGCTCCCGCGGACG GCGCCGACCTGGAGGCCTCGCTGCTGAGCTTCGAGAAGCTGGACCGCGCCTCCCCGGACCTGTGGCCCGAGCAGC TGCCCGGGGTTGCCGAGTTCGCCGCCTCCTTCAAAAGC ccCATTACAAGTTCTCCTCCCAAGTGGATGGCTGAATTAGAAAATGATGATATTGATATGTTGAAGG AGTTGGGGAGCCTCACTACAGCTAACCTGATGGAAAAGGTTCGTGGCCTGCAGAACCTGGCTTATCAGCTGGGACTGGATGAAT GCAGTAAAAAGATGCTGCTTCTAGGATTCATTTCCCCATGCCATCCTTGA
- the LIN52 gene encoding protein lin-52 homolog isoform X5, with the protein MAAPADGADLEASLLSFEKLDRASPDLWPEQLPGVAEFAASFKSPITSSPPKWMAELENDDIDMLKELGSLTTANLMEKVRGLQNLAYQLGLDE; encoded by the exons ATGGCGGCTCCCGCGGACG GCGCCGACCTGGAGGCCTCGCTGCTGAGCTTCGAGAAGCTGGACCGCGCCTCCCCGGACCTGTGGCCCGAGCAGC TGCCCGGGGTTGCCGAGTTCGCCGCCTCCTTCAAAAGC ccCATTACAAGTTCTCCTCCCAAGTGGATGGCTGAATTAGAAAATGATGATATTGATATGTTGAAGG AGTTGGGGAGCCTCACTACAGCTAACCTGATGGAAAAGGTTCGTGGCCTGCAGAACCTGGCTTATCAGCTGGGACTGGATGAAT GA
- the LIN52 gene encoding protein lin-52 homolog isoform X1 encodes MAAPADGADLEASLLSFEKLDRASPDLWPEQLPGVAEFAASFKSPITSSPPKWMAELENDDIDMLKELGSLTTANLMEKVRGLQNLAYQLGLDEYTGKIIPVPSLSEMFSCKFWLLAGVKREFSSTLEK; translated from the exons ATGGCGGCTCCCGCGGACG GCGCCGACCTGGAGGCCTCGCTGCTGAGCTTCGAGAAGCTGGACCGCGCCTCCCCGGACCTGTGGCCCGAGCAGC TGCCCGGGGTTGCCGAGTTCGCCGCCTCCTTCAAAAGC ccCATTACAAGTTCTCCTCCCAAGTGGATGGCTGAATTAGAAAATGATGATATTGATATGTTGAAGG AGTTGGGGAGCCTCACTACAGCTAACCTGATGGAAAAGGTTCGTGGCCTGCAGAACCTGGCTTATCAGCTGGGACTGGATGAAT ATACTGGAAAGATTATCCCTGTGCCATCTCtgtctgaaatgttttcctgtaaattttGGCTTCTGGCAGGAGTGAAGAGAGAATTTTCTTCCACG
- the LIN52 gene encoding protein lin-52 homolog isoform X3: protein MAAPADGADLEASLLSFEKLDRASPDLWPEQLPGVAEFAASFKSPITSSPPKWMAELENDDIDMLKELGSLTTANLMEKVRGLQNLAYQLGLDESGKVCWQIWQVFEVSY, encoded by the exons ATGGCGGCTCCCGCGGACG GCGCCGACCTGGAGGCCTCGCTGCTGAGCTTCGAGAAGCTGGACCGCGCCTCCCCGGACCTGTGGCCCGAGCAGC TGCCCGGGGTTGCCGAGTTCGCCGCCTCCTTCAAAAGC ccCATTACAAGTTCTCCTCCCAAGTGGATGGCTGAATTAGAAAATGATGATATTGATATGTTGAAGG AGTTGGGGAGCCTCACTACAGCTAACCTGATGGAAAAGGTTCGTGGCCTGCAGAACCTGGCTTATCAGCTGGGACTGGATGAAT CTGGAAAAGTGTGTTGGCAGATTTGGCAAGTGTTTGAGGTCAGTTATTAA